One Bos taurus isolate L1 Dominette 01449 registration number 42190680 breed Hereford chromosome 3, ARS-UCD2.0, whole genome shotgun sequence DNA window includes the following coding sequences:
- the ADAR gene encoding double-stranded RNA-specific adenosine deaminase isoform X4, translated as MAEIKEKICDHLFNVSSSSALNLAKNIGLTKARDVNAVLIDLERQGDVYRQGTTPPIWYLTDKKRERIQIKRNKDSVPETTQAAAVLETGKTTEGPTCNSPASDASNSTVTPGKVENGQEPVVKLKLKQEATAEPVKLKPPVYDNGPSKTGHGLPRCSPYKKLTECQLKNPISGLLEYAQFASQTCEFNMIEQSGPPHEPRFKFQVVINGREFPPAEAGSKKVAKQDAAMKAMTILLEEAKAKDSGRSEESYHYSSEKESEKTAESQTATPSATSFLSGKNPVTTLLECVHKLGSSCEFRLLSREGPAHDPKFQYCVAMGTHTFPTASAPSKKAAKQMAAEEAMKALQGEATSSTSSEDQPGSTNTEAFDNLESVMPNKVRRISELVRYLNTNPVGGLLEYARSHGFAAEFKLVDQSGPPHEPKFVYQAKVGGRWFPAVCAHSKKQGKQEAADAALRVLIGEDEKAERMGFTEVTPVTGASLRRTMLLLSRSPEAKRKTLPLTGSTFHDQIAMLSHRCFNALTNSFQPSLLGRKILAAIIMKKDSDDLGVVVSLGTGNRCVKGDSLSLKGETVNDCHAEIISRRGFIRFLYSELMKYNPQTAKDSIFEPAKGGEKLQIKKSVSFHLYISTAPCGDGALFDKSCSDRAVESTDSRHYPVFENPKQGKLRTKVENGEGTIPVESSDIVPTWDGIRLGERLRTMSCSDKILRWNVLGLQGALLTHFLQPVYLKSVTLGYLFSQGHLTRAICCRVTRDGSAFEDGLRHPFIVNHPKVGRVSVYDSKRQSGKTKETSVNWCLADGYDLEILDGTRGTVDGPRNELSRVSKKNIFLLFKKLCSFRYRRDLLRLSYGEAKKAARDYEIAKNYFKKSLKDMGYGNWISKPQEEKNFYLCPV; from the exons ATGGCTGAGATCAAGGAGAAGATCTGTGACCACCTGTTCAACGTGTCCAGCTCCTCTGCCCTGAACTTGGCTAAGAACATTGGCCTCACTAAGGCCCGGGATGTGAATGCTGTGCTGATTGACTTGGAAAGGCAGGGAGATGTCTACAGGCAGGGGACCACCCCTCCCATATGGTATTTGACTGACAAGAAGCGAGAGAGGATACAGATCAAGAGAAACAAGGACAGTGTTCCTGAAACCACTCAAGCTGCTGCTGTCCTGGAGACCGGAAAAACCACAGAGGGCCCCACCTGCAACTCACCTGCGTCAGACGCCTCCAACAGCACGGTCACCCCAGGAAAGGTGGAAAATGGGCAGGAACCCGTCGTCAAGTTAAAACTCAAGCAAGAGGCCACAGCAGAACCAGTAAAACTGAAACCACCTGTTTATGACAACGGCCCCTCCAAAACAGG TCATGGCTTGCCACGGTGTTCACCCTACAAGAAACTGACAGAGTGCCAGCTGAAGAACCCCATCAGCGGCCTGTTAGAGTATGCCCAGTTCGCTAGTCAGACCTGTGAGTTCAACATGATAGAGCAGAGCGGACCACCCCATGAACCTCG ATTTAAATTCCAAGTTGTCATCAATGGCCGAGAGTTTCCCCCAGCTGAAGCTGGCAGCAAGAAAGTGGCCAAGCAGGATGCAGCCATGAAAGCCATGACAATTCTGCTTGAGGAAGCTAAAGCCAAGGACAGTGGAAGATCAGAAGAATCATACCACTATTCCTCAGAGAAGGAATCAGAGAAG ACCGCAGAGTCCCAGACTGCCACCCCTTCAGCAACATCCTTCCTTTCTGGGAAGAACCCCGTCACTACATTGCTTGAGTGTGTGCACAAGTTGGGGAGCTCCTGTGAATTCCGTCTCCTATCCAGAGAAGGCCCTGCCCATGACCCCAA GTTCCAGTACTGTGTTGCAATGGGAACCCATACTTTCCCCACTGCCAGCGCCCCAAGCAAGAAGGCAGCAAAGCAGATGGCTGCAGAGGAAGCCATGAAGGCCCTGCAAGGGGAGGCGACCAGCTCGACGTCTTCTGAAGACCAG CCCGGAAGTACGAACACGGAAGCATTCGATAACTTGGAATCAGTGATGCCCAACAAGGTCAGGAGGATCAGTGAGCTCGTGCGATACCTGAACACCAACCCAGTGGGCGGCCTGTTGGAGTACGCCCGCTCCCACGGCTTTGCTGCTGAGTTCAAGTTGGTTGACCAGTCTGGACCTCCTCACGAGCCCAA GTTCGTTTACCAAGCGAAAGTTGGGGGTCGCTGGTTCCCAGCCGTCTGCGCGCACAGCAAGAAGCAAGGCAAGCAGGAAGCTGCAGATGCGGCCCTCCGCGTTTTGATTGGGGAGGACGAGAAGGCAGAGCGCATGGGTTTCACAGAGGTAACCCCAGTGACAGGGGCCAGTCTCAGAAGAACTATGCTCCTCCTCTCAAGGTCCCCAGAAGCAAAGCGAAAGACA CTCCCTCTCACGGGCAGCACCTTCCACGACCAGATAGCCATGCTGAGCCACCGGTGCTTCAACGCCCTTACCAACAGTTTCCAGCCCTCCTTACTCGGCCGCAAGATCCTGGCTGCCATCATCATGAAGAAAGACTCTGACGACCTAGGTGTTGTGGTCAGCCTGGGGACAG GGAATCGCTGTGTGAAAGGAGATTCTCTGAGCCTAAAGGGAGAAACTGTCAATGACTGTCATGCAGAGATCATCTCCCGGAGAGGCTTCATCAG GTTTCTCTACAGCGAGTTAATGAAATACAACCCCCAGACAGCGAAGGATAGTATATTTGAACCTGCTAAAGGAGGAGAAAAGCTTCAGATAAAAAAGAGCGTGTCATTCCATCTCTATATCAG CACGGCCCCGTGTGGGGATGGTGCCCTCTTTGACAAGTCCTGCAGCGACCGAGCTGTGGAGAGCACAGACTCCCGCCACTACCCTGTCTTCGAGAATCCCAAACAAGGCAAGCTCCGCACCAAGGTAGAGAACG GGGAAGGCACGATCCCAGTGGAGTCCAGTGACATTGTGCCCACATGGGACGGCATTCGGCTGGGGGAGAGACTCCGCACCATGTCCTGCAGCGACAAGATCCTGCGCTGGAACGTGCTGGGCCTGCAGGGGGCACTGTTGACCCACTTCCTGCAGCCTGTGTATCTCAAATCCGTCACTCTGG GTTACCTATTCAGCCAGGGGCACCTGACCCGTGCCATTTGCTGTCGTGTGACAAGAGATGGAAGTGCGTTTGAGGATGGACTTCGACATCCCTTTATTGTCAACCACCCCAAG GTTGGCCGAGTCAGTGTATACGACTCCAAAAGGCAGTCTGGGAAGACCAAGGAGACAAGTGTCAACTGGTGTTTGGCTGATGGCTACGACCTCGAAATCCTGGATGGGACCAGAGGCACCGTGGACGG GCCACGGAACGAATTGTCCCGGGTGTCCAAAAAGAACATTTTCCTTCTATTTAAGAAGCTCTGCTCCTTCCGATACCGCAGAGATCTACTTAGACTCTCCTATGGTGAGGCCAAGAAAGCTGCCCGTGACTACGAGATAGCCAAGAACTACTTCAAAAAATCTCTGAAGGACATGGGCTACGGGAACTGGATAAGCAAGCCCCAGGAGGAGAAGAATTTTTACCTCTGCCCGGTGTAG
- the ADAR gene encoding double-stranded RNA-specific adenosine deaminase isoform X1 has product MAEIKEKICDHLFNVSSSSALNLAKNIGLTKARDVNAVLIDLERQGDVYRQGTTPPIWYLTDKKRERIQIKRNKDSVPETTQAAAVLETGKTTEGPTCNSPASDASNSTVTPGKVENGQEPVVKLKLKQEATAEPVKLKPPVYDNGPSKTGYVDFENGQWATDDIPDDLNSIHAAPGEFRAIMEMPSFYSHGLPRCSPYKKLTECQLKNPISGLLEYAQFASQTCEFNMIEQSGPPHEPRFKFQVVINGREFPPAEAGSKKVAKQDAAMKAMTILLEEAKAKDSGRSEESYHYSSEKESEKTAESQTATPSATSFLSGKNPVTTLLEFQYCVAMGTHTFPTASAPSKKAAKQMAAEEAMKALQGEATSSTSSEDQPGSTNTEAFDNLESVMPNKVRRISELVRYLNTNPVGGLLEYARSHGFAAEFKLVDQSGPPHEPKFVYQAKVGGRWFPAVCAHSKKQGKQEAADAALRVLIGEDEKAERMGFTEVTPVTGASLRRTMLLLSRSPEAKRKTLPLTGSTFHDQIAMLSHRCFNALTNSFQPSLLGRKILAAIIMKKDSDDLGVVVSLGTGNRCVKGDSLSLKGETVNDCHAEIISRRGFIRFLYSELMKYNPQTAKDSIFEPAKGGEKLQIKKSVSFHLYISTAPCGDGALFDKSCSDRAVESTDSRHYPVFENPKQGKLRTKVENGEGTIPVESSDIVPTWDGIRLGERLRTMSCSDKILRWNVLGLQGALLTHFLQPVYLKSVTLGYLFSQGHLTRAICCRVTRDGSAFEDGLRHPFIVNHPKVGRVSVYDSKRQSGKTKETSVNWCLADGYDLEILDGTRGTVDGPRNELSRVSKKNIFLLFKKLCSFRYRRDLLRLSYGEAKKAARDYEIAKNYFKKSLKDMGYGNWISKPQEEKNFYLCPV; this is encoded by the exons ATGGCTGAGATCAAGGAGAAGATCTGTGACCACCTGTTCAACGTGTCCAGCTCCTCTGCCCTGAACTTGGCTAAGAACATTGGCCTCACTAAGGCCCGGGATGTGAATGCTGTGCTGATTGACTTGGAAAGGCAGGGAGATGTCTACAGGCAGGGGACCACCCCTCCCATATGGTATTTGACTGACAAGAAGCGAGAGAGGATACAGATCAAGAGAAACAAGGACAGTGTTCCTGAAACCACTCAAGCTGCTGCTGTCCTGGAGACCGGAAAAACCACAGAGGGCCCCACCTGCAACTCACCTGCGTCAGACGCCTCCAACAGCACGGTCACCCCAGGAAAGGTGGAAAATGGGCAGGAACCCGTCGTCAAGTTAAAACTCAAGCAAGAGGCCACAGCAGAACCAGTAAAACTGAAACCACCTGTTTATGACAACGGCCCCTCCAAAACAGGGTATGTTGACTTTGAAAACGGCCAGTGGGCCACAGATGACATCCCCGATGACTTGAATAGTATCCACGCCGCACCAGGTGAGTTCCGCGCCATCATGGAGATGCCCTCCTTCTACAGTCATGGCTTGCCACGGTGTTCACCCTACAAGAAACTGACAGAGTGCCAGCTGAAGAACCCCATCAGCGGCCTGTTAGAGTATGCCCAGTTCGCTAGTCAGACCTGTGAGTTCAACATGATAGAGCAGAGCGGACCACCCCATGAACCTCG ATTTAAATTCCAAGTTGTCATCAATGGCCGAGAGTTTCCCCCAGCTGAAGCTGGCAGCAAGAAAGTGGCCAAGCAGGATGCAGCCATGAAAGCCATGACAATTCTGCTTGAGGAAGCTAAAGCCAAGGACAGTGGAAGATCAGAAGAATCATACCACTATTCCTCAGAGAAGGAATCAGAGAAG ACCGCAGAGTCCCAGACTGCCACCCCTTCAGCAACATCCTTCCTTTCTGGGAAGAACCCCGTCACTACATTGCTTGA GTTCCAGTACTGTGTTGCAATGGGAACCCATACTTTCCCCACTGCCAGCGCCCCAAGCAAGAAGGCAGCAAAGCAGATGGCTGCAGAGGAAGCCATGAAGGCCCTGCAAGGGGAGGCGACCAGCTCGACGTCTTCTGAAGACCAG CCCGGAAGTACGAACACGGAAGCATTCGATAACTTGGAATCAGTGATGCCCAACAAGGTCAGGAGGATCAGTGAGCTCGTGCGATACCTGAACACCAACCCAGTGGGCGGCCTGTTGGAGTACGCCCGCTCCCACGGCTTTGCTGCTGAGTTCAAGTTGGTTGACCAGTCTGGACCTCCTCACGAGCCCAA GTTCGTTTACCAAGCGAAAGTTGGGGGTCGCTGGTTCCCAGCCGTCTGCGCGCACAGCAAGAAGCAAGGCAAGCAGGAAGCTGCAGATGCGGCCCTCCGCGTTTTGATTGGGGAGGACGAGAAGGCAGAGCGCATGGGTTTCACAGAGGTAACCCCAGTGACAGGGGCCAGTCTCAGAAGAACTATGCTCCTCCTCTCAAGGTCCCCAGAAGCAAAGCGAAAGACA CTCCCTCTCACGGGCAGCACCTTCCACGACCAGATAGCCATGCTGAGCCACCGGTGCTTCAACGCCCTTACCAACAGTTTCCAGCCCTCCTTACTCGGCCGCAAGATCCTGGCTGCCATCATCATGAAGAAAGACTCTGACGACCTAGGTGTTGTGGTCAGCCTGGGGACAG GGAATCGCTGTGTGAAAGGAGATTCTCTGAGCCTAAAGGGAGAAACTGTCAATGACTGTCATGCAGAGATCATCTCCCGGAGAGGCTTCATCAG GTTTCTCTACAGCGAGTTAATGAAATACAACCCCCAGACAGCGAAGGATAGTATATTTGAACCTGCTAAAGGAGGAGAAAAGCTTCAGATAAAAAAGAGCGTGTCATTCCATCTCTATATCAG CACGGCCCCGTGTGGGGATGGTGCCCTCTTTGACAAGTCCTGCAGCGACCGAGCTGTGGAGAGCACAGACTCCCGCCACTACCCTGTCTTCGAGAATCCCAAACAAGGCAAGCTCCGCACCAAGGTAGAGAACG GGGAAGGCACGATCCCAGTGGAGTCCAGTGACATTGTGCCCACATGGGACGGCATTCGGCTGGGGGAGAGACTCCGCACCATGTCCTGCAGCGACAAGATCCTGCGCTGGAACGTGCTGGGCCTGCAGGGGGCACTGTTGACCCACTTCCTGCAGCCTGTGTATCTCAAATCCGTCACTCTGG GTTACCTATTCAGCCAGGGGCACCTGACCCGTGCCATTTGCTGTCGTGTGACAAGAGATGGAAGTGCGTTTGAGGATGGACTTCGACATCCCTTTATTGTCAACCACCCCAAG GTTGGCCGAGTCAGTGTATACGACTCCAAAAGGCAGTCTGGGAAGACCAAGGAGACAAGTGTCAACTGGTGTTTGGCTGATGGCTACGACCTCGAAATCCTGGATGGGACCAGAGGCACCGTGGACGG GCCACGGAACGAATTGTCCCGGGTGTCCAAAAAGAACATTTTCCTTCTATTTAAGAAGCTCTGCTCCTTCCGATACCGCAGAGATCTACTTAGACTCTCCTATGGTGAGGCCAAGAAAGCTGCCCGTGACTACGAGATAGCCAAGAACTACTTCAAAAAATCTCTGAAGGACATGGGCTACGGGAACTGGATAAGCAAGCCCCAGGAGGAGAAGAATTTTTACCTCTGCCCGGTGTAG
- the ADAR gene encoding double-stranded RNA-specific adenosine deaminase isoform X3 — MAEIKEKICDHLFNVSSSSALNLAKNIGLTKARDVNAVLIDLERQGDVYRQGTTPPIWYLTDKKRERIQIKRNKDSVPETTQAAAVLETGKTTEGPTCNSPASDASNSTVTPGKVENGQEPVVKLKLKQEATAEPVKLKPPVYDNGPSKTGYVDFENGQWATDDIPDDLNSIHAAPGEFRAIMEMPSFYSHGLPRCSPYKKLTECQLKNPISGLLEYAQFASQTCEFNMIEQSGPPHEPRFKFQVVINGREFPPAEAGSKKVAKQDAAMKAMTILLEEAKAKDSGRSEESYHYSSEKESEKTAESQTATPSATSFLSGKNPVTTLLECVHKLGSSCEFRLLSREGPAHDPKFQYCVAMGTHTFPTASAPSKKAAKQMAAEEAMKALQGEATSSTSSEDQPGSTNTEAFDNLESVMPNKVRRISELVRYLNTNPVGGLLEYARSHGFAAEFKLVDQSGPPHEPKFVYQAKVGGRWFPAVCAHSKKQGKQEAADAALRVLIGEDEKAERMGFTEVTPVTGASLRRTMLLLSRSPEAKRKTLPLTGSTFHDQIAMLSHRCFNALTNSFQPSLLGRKILAAIIMKKDSDDLGVVVSLGTGNRCVKGDSLSLKGETVNDCHAEIISRRGFIRFLYSELMKYNPQTAKDSIFEPAKGGEKLQIKKSVSFHLYISTAPCGDGALFDKSCSDRAVESTDSRHYPVFENPKQGKLRTKVENGEGTIPVESSDIVPTWDGIRLGERLRTMSCSDKILRWNVLGLQGALLTHFLQPVYLKSVTLGYLFSQGHLTRAICCRVTRDGSAFEDGLRHPFIVNHPKVGRVSVYDSKRQSGKTKETSVNWCLADGYDLEILDGTRGTVDGPRNELSRVSKKNIFLLFKKLCSFRYRRDLLRLSYGEAKKAARDYEIAKNYFKKSLKDMGYGNWISKPQEEKNFYLCPV, encoded by the exons ATGGCTGAGATCAAGGAGAAGATCTGTGACCACCTGTTCAACGTGTCCAGCTCCTCTGCCCTGAACTTGGCTAAGAACATTGGCCTCACTAAGGCCCGGGATGTGAATGCTGTGCTGATTGACTTGGAAAGGCAGGGAGATGTCTACAGGCAGGGGACCACCCCTCCCATATGGTATTTGACTGACAAGAAGCGAGAGAGGATACAGATCAAGAGAAACAAGGACAGTGTTCCTGAAACCACTCAAGCTGCTGCTGTCCTGGAGACCGGAAAAACCACAGAGGGCCCCACCTGCAACTCACCTGCGTCAGACGCCTCCAACAGCACGGTCACCCCAGGAAAGGTGGAAAATGGGCAGGAACCCGTCGTCAAGTTAAAACTCAAGCAAGAGGCCACAGCAGAACCAGTAAAACTGAAACCACCTGTTTATGACAACGGCCCCTCCAAAACAGGGTATGTTGACTTTGAAAACGGCCAGTGGGCCACAGATGACATCCCCGATGACTTGAATAGTATCCACGCCGCACCAGGTGAGTTCCGCGCCATCATGGAGATGCCCTCCTTCTACAGTCATGGCTTGCCACGGTGTTCACCCTACAAGAAACTGACAGAGTGCCAGCTGAAGAACCCCATCAGCGGCCTGTTAGAGTATGCCCAGTTCGCTAGTCAGACCTGTGAGTTCAACATGATAGAGCAGAGCGGACCACCCCATGAACCTCG ATTTAAATTCCAAGTTGTCATCAATGGCCGAGAGTTTCCCCCAGCTGAAGCTGGCAGCAAGAAAGTGGCCAAGCAGGATGCAGCCATGAAAGCCATGACAATTCTGCTTGAGGAAGCTAAAGCCAAGGACAGTGGAAGATCAGAAGAATCATACCACTATTCCTCAGAGAAGGAATCAGAGAAG ACCGCAGAGTCCCAGACTGCCACCCCTTCAGCAACATCCTTCCTTTCTGGGAAGAACCCCGTCACTACATTGCTTGAGTGTGTGCACAAGTTGGGGAGCTCCTGTGAATTCCGTCTCCTATCCAGAGAAGGCCCTGCCCATGACCCCAA GTTCCAGTACTGTGTTGCAATGGGAACCCATACTTTCCCCACTGCCAGCGCCCCAAGCAAGAAGGCAGCAAAGCAGATGGCTGCAGAGGAAGCCATGAAGGCCCTGCAAGGGGAGGCGACCAGCTCGACGTCTTCTGAAGACCAG CCCGGAAGTACGAACACGGAAGCATTCGATAACTTGGAATCAGTGATGCCCAACAAGGTCAGGAGGATCAGTGAGCTCGTGCGATACCTGAACACCAACCCAGTGGGCGGCCTGTTGGAGTACGCCCGCTCCCACGGCTTTGCTGCTGAGTTCAAGTTGGTTGACCAGTCTGGACCTCCTCACGAGCCCAA GTTCGTTTACCAAGCGAAAGTTGGGGGTCGCTGGTTCCCAGCCGTCTGCGCGCACAGCAAGAAGCAAGGCAAGCAGGAAGCTGCAGATGCGGCCCTCCGCGTTTTGATTGGGGAGGACGAGAAGGCAGAGCGCATGGGTTTCACAGAGGTAACCCCAGTGACAGGGGCCAGTCTCAGAAGAACTATGCTCCTCCTCTCAAGGTCCCCAGAAGCAAAGCGAAAGACA CTCCCTCTCACGGGCAGCACCTTCCACGACCAGATAGCCATGCTGAGCCACCGGTGCTTCAACGCCCTTACCAACAGTTTCCAGCCCTCCTTACTCGGCCGCAAGATCCTGGCTGCCATCATCATGAAGAAAGACTCTGACGACCTAGGTGTTGTGGTCAGCCTGGGGACAG GGAATCGCTGTGTGAAAGGAGATTCTCTGAGCCTAAAGGGAGAAACTGTCAATGACTGTCATGCAGAGATCATCTCCCGGAGAGGCTTCATCAG GTTTCTCTACAGCGAGTTAATGAAATACAACCCCCAGACAGCGAAGGATAGTATATTTGAACCTGCTAAAGGAGGAGAAAAGCTTCAGATAAAAAAGAGCGTGTCATTCCATCTCTATATCAG CACGGCCCCGTGTGGGGATGGTGCCCTCTTTGACAAGTCCTGCAGCGACCGAGCTGTGGAGAGCACAGACTCCCGCCACTACCCTGTCTTCGAGAATCCCAAACAAGGCAAGCTCCGCACCAAGGTAGAGAACG GGGAAGGCACGATCCCAGTGGAGTCCAGTGACATTGTGCCCACATGGGACGGCATTCGGCTGGGGGAGAGACTCCGCACCATGTCCTGCAGCGACAAGATCCTGCGCTGGAACGTGCTGGGCCTGCAGGGGGCACTGTTGACCCACTTCCTGCAGCCTGTGTATCTCAAATCCGTCACTCTGG GTTACCTATTCAGCCAGGGGCACCTGACCCGTGCCATTTGCTGTCGTGTGACAAGAGATGGAAGTGCGTTTGAGGATGGACTTCGACATCCCTTTATTGTCAACCACCCCAAG GTTGGCCGAGTCAGTGTATACGACTCCAAAAGGCAGTCTGGGAAGACCAAGGAGACAAGTGTCAACTGGTGTTTGGCTGATGGCTACGACCTCGAAATCCTGGATGGGACCAGAGGCACCGTGGACGG GCCACGGAACGAATTGTCCCGGGTGTCCAAAAAGAACATTTTCCTTCTATTTAAGAAGCTCTGCTCCTTCCGATACCGCAGAGATCTACTTAGACTCTCCTATGGTGAGGCCAAGAAAGCTGCCCGTGACTACGAGATAGCCAAGAACTACTTCAAAAAATCTCTGAAGGACATGGGCTACGGGAACTGGATAAGCAAGCCCCAGGAGGAGAAGAATTTTTACCTCTGCCCGGTGTAG
- the ADAR gene encoding double-stranded RNA-specific adenosine deaminase isoform X5, whose product MAEIKEKICDHLFNVSSSSALNLAKNIGLTKARDVNAVLIDLERQGDVYRQGTTPPIWYLTDKKRERIQIKRNKDSVPETTQAAAVLETGKTTEGPTCNSPASDASNSTVTPGKVENGQEPVVKLKLKQEATAEPVKLKPPVYDNGPSKTGYVDFENGQWATDDIPDDLNSIHAAPGEFRAIMEMPSFYSHGLPRCSPYKKLTECQLKNPISGLLEYAQFASQTCEFNMIEQSGPPHEPRFKFQVVINGREFPPAEAGSKKVAKQDAAMKAMTILLEEAKAKDSGRSEESYHYSSEKESEKTAESQTATPSATSFLSGKNPVTTLLEFQYCVAMGTHTFPTASAPSKKAAKQMAAEEAMKALQGEATSSTSSEDQPGSTNTEAFDNLESVMPNKVRRISELVRYLNTNPVGGLLEYARSHGFAAEFKLVDQSGPPHEPKFVYQAKVGGRWFPAVCAHSKKQGKQEAADAALRVLIGEDEKAERMGFTELPLTGSTFHDQIAMLSHRCFNALTNSFQPSLLGRKILAAIIMKKDSDDLGVVVSLGTGNRCVKGDSLSLKGETVNDCHAEIISRRGFIRFLYSELMKYNPQTAKDSIFEPAKGGEKLQIKKSVSFHLYISTAPCGDGALFDKSCSDRAVESTDSRHYPVFENPKQGKLRTKVENGEGTIPVESSDIVPTWDGIRLGERLRTMSCSDKILRWNVLGLQGALLTHFLQPVYLKSVTLGYLFSQGHLTRAICCRVTRDGSAFEDGLRHPFIVNHPKVGRVSVYDSKRQSGKTKETSVNWCLADGYDLEILDGTRGTVDGPRNELSRVSKKNIFLLFKKLCSFRYRRDLLRLSYGEAKKAARDYEIAKNYFKKSLKDMGYGNWISKPQEEKNFYLCPV is encoded by the exons ATGGCTGAGATCAAGGAGAAGATCTGTGACCACCTGTTCAACGTGTCCAGCTCCTCTGCCCTGAACTTGGCTAAGAACATTGGCCTCACTAAGGCCCGGGATGTGAATGCTGTGCTGATTGACTTGGAAAGGCAGGGAGATGTCTACAGGCAGGGGACCACCCCTCCCATATGGTATTTGACTGACAAGAAGCGAGAGAGGATACAGATCAAGAGAAACAAGGACAGTGTTCCTGAAACCACTCAAGCTGCTGCTGTCCTGGAGACCGGAAAAACCACAGAGGGCCCCACCTGCAACTCACCTGCGTCAGACGCCTCCAACAGCACGGTCACCCCAGGAAAGGTGGAAAATGGGCAGGAACCCGTCGTCAAGTTAAAACTCAAGCAAGAGGCCACAGCAGAACCAGTAAAACTGAAACCACCTGTTTATGACAACGGCCCCTCCAAAACAGGGTATGTTGACTTTGAAAACGGCCAGTGGGCCACAGATGACATCCCCGATGACTTGAATAGTATCCACGCCGCACCAGGTGAGTTCCGCGCCATCATGGAGATGCCCTCCTTCTACAGTCATGGCTTGCCACGGTGTTCACCCTACAAGAAACTGACAGAGTGCCAGCTGAAGAACCCCATCAGCGGCCTGTTAGAGTATGCCCAGTTCGCTAGTCAGACCTGTGAGTTCAACATGATAGAGCAGAGCGGACCACCCCATGAACCTCG ATTTAAATTCCAAGTTGTCATCAATGGCCGAGAGTTTCCCCCAGCTGAAGCTGGCAGCAAGAAAGTGGCCAAGCAGGATGCAGCCATGAAAGCCATGACAATTCTGCTTGAGGAAGCTAAAGCCAAGGACAGTGGAAGATCAGAAGAATCATACCACTATTCCTCAGAGAAGGAATCAGAGAAG ACCGCAGAGTCCCAGACTGCCACCCCTTCAGCAACATCCTTCCTTTCTGGGAAGAACCCCGTCACTACATTGCTTGA GTTCCAGTACTGTGTTGCAATGGGAACCCATACTTTCCCCACTGCCAGCGCCCCAAGCAAGAAGGCAGCAAAGCAGATGGCTGCAGAGGAAGCCATGAAGGCCCTGCAAGGGGAGGCGACCAGCTCGACGTCTTCTGAAGACCAG CCCGGAAGTACGAACACGGAAGCATTCGATAACTTGGAATCAGTGATGCCCAACAAGGTCAGGAGGATCAGTGAGCTCGTGCGATACCTGAACACCAACCCAGTGGGCGGCCTGTTGGAGTACGCCCGCTCCCACGGCTTTGCTGCTGAGTTCAAGTTGGTTGACCAGTCTGGACCTCCTCACGAGCCCAA GTTCGTTTACCAAGCGAAAGTTGGGGGTCGCTGGTTCCCAGCCGTCTGCGCGCACAGCAAGAAGCAAGGCAAGCAGGAAGCTGCAGATGCGGCCCTCCGCGTTTTGATTGGGGAGGACGAGAAGGCAGAGCGCATGGGTTTCACAGAG CTCCCTCTCACGGGCAGCACCTTCCACGACCAGATAGCCATGCTGAGCCACCGGTGCTTCAACGCCCTTACCAACAGTTTCCAGCCCTCCTTACTCGGCCGCAAGATCCTGGCTGCCATCATCATGAAGAAAGACTCTGACGACCTAGGTGTTGTGGTCAGCCTGGGGACAG GGAATCGCTGTGTGAAAGGAGATTCTCTGAGCCTAAAGGGAGAAACTGTCAATGACTGTCATGCAGAGATCATCTCCCGGAGAGGCTTCATCAG GTTTCTCTACAGCGAGTTAATGAAATACAACCCCCAGACAGCGAAGGATAGTATATTTGAACCTGCTAAAGGAGGAGAAAAGCTTCAGATAAAAAAGAGCGTGTCATTCCATCTCTATATCAG CACGGCCCCGTGTGGGGATGGTGCCCTCTTTGACAAGTCCTGCAGCGACCGAGCTGTGGAGAGCACAGACTCCCGCCACTACCCTGTCTTCGAGAATCCCAAACAAGGCAAGCTCCGCACCAAGGTAGAGAACG GGGAAGGCACGATCCCAGTGGAGTCCAGTGACATTGTGCCCACATGGGACGGCATTCGGCTGGGGGAGAGACTCCGCACCATGTCCTGCAGCGACAAGATCCTGCGCTGGAACGTGCTGGGCCTGCAGGGGGCACTGTTGACCCACTTCCTGCAGCCTGTGTATCTCAAATCCGTCACTCTGG GTTACCTATTCAGCCAGGGGCACCTGACCCGTGCCATTTGCTGTCGTGTGACAAGAGATGGAAGTGCGTTTGAGGATGGACTTCGACATCCCTTTATTGTCAACCACCCCAAG GTTGGCCGAGTCAGTGTATACGACTCCAAAAGGCAGTCTGGGAAGACCAAGGAGACAAGTGTCAACTGGTGTTTGGCTGATGGCTACGACCTCGAAATCCTGGATGGGACCAGAGGCACCGTGGACGG GCCACGGAACGAATTGTCCCGGGTGTCCAAAAAGAACATTTTCCTTCTATTTAAGAAGCTCTGCTCCTTCCGATACCGCAGAGATCTACTTAGACTCTCCTATGGTGAGGCCAAGAAAGCTGCCCGTGACTACGAGATAGCCAAGAACTACTTCAAAAAATCTCTGAAGGACATGGGCTACGGGAACTGGATAAGCAAGCCCCAGGAGGAGAAGAATTTTTACCTCTGCCCGGTGTAG